One Nymphaea colorata isolate Beijing-Zhang1983 chromosome 12, ASM883128v2, whole genome shotgun sequence genomic window, TGTGAGATGGCAGTAGCATATATGGTTTCTGTGCAATTACATGtcattaactatatatatagaATTAAGGATCATATTCAATGGCCTAGAGATATACTTTAGCTCGTAGTATGCCAACACTTTTAGCTTCTTTGGTGAACAGTGAGCTTTTCCCTTTAGTCTTGACTCTTTTCCTTTATGAAATCATGTCTTTAACCAGTTTAAGCACTTCATTGCCGTGAAGTTAAATGGACGCTTGAGTGAAAGCCACTCTTTCTTTGCCCAACACCAACTCCAAGATACCTATAACTAGAAAAGTTTATCCGCTTattccttttcctcccttttaATAAATGCAACAGTTTCTTTTCCCATCAGAGTGTCTCCTTCATAgggatggaaaaaaaattcatatccgATTAAGAAGTGCCATTGAATTcggatgtaataaatggcattcgATTGGATTccgatatacataaatatctaatcagattcggatatggattcagatcggattcttTTTTAGACAGATATCTTATATATagtgctattaaattttgaaatttggcaAAATTCGGtttgaaatttggattcggatttggatataaatataaggattggatttggattgaaaaatcggatttcagattcggattcggatataacttttctttattcaaatttgaatctgaatatatgaatatatgaaaaaacagatatgattaatgatatatctgatttgaatctgaattaaTTTAACTCTTAGTAATGCTACTTTCTCATTATCATTGCTTATTTAAAGTATTTGGGAACTCCAAGTTAATGAACAGTTTCAactgttttaaaaaatattaaacaattaCAAGTAGGAACCCAACCTGTAACATGTTCGCAAATACACATTCCaatgtttaaaaatttgtgTTCAGCCACCTGTGTTGAGAAAATGGTTTCCGATTCACCGCCCGAATTACAGTTGACAATGAAAATTGAAAGAGGCAGAGTAATACACGCATTAATGAccccaaaaaaaacaaacaaacatacCCTTTCTTGCATTTTGTAGCGTCTTATATCTCAAATCTGAGGTGATCTGAGATATTGTAAAAGGGTCCACAGATCGGTTGTCTGATCCTCCCTACCCGATCCGCAGTTTTTTGCATTCAGTCAATCCACCACATGGAAGGCACTGCGGATCTTAGATTACCTCCTATTCGAAATCTAACTGTTAAAAGCAACCTTAGGCTAGACATTTACTGCATAAATTTTTTGCTAAGGAACATTGATTTatcttattattgcaatggGTTGGGTGCATGTTGGGCTACAGACAGCCGCCTAAGTTTGGTGTGGGCACCGCATATGGGTTGGGTAGGTCTGATTCCAATGTTATTATAGTAAAACTTTTGTAAGGGATTACTCGGGCTTGGGtggggcaattgcccacaccaactgCAACGTAGCTCCGCTACCACCactaaactctctctctctctctctctctctctctctctcttgtatggGGCATCTTCgttaggggtggagccaaggtaaGGCTCGCATGTGCTCTGgctccacctcaaaaaaaaattaaaatttacatacaaatttaaaaaaaattcacttggtctatataaaaaatttggaaaatgatattttgaccctaatcaaaatttaaaaactttaattcaacctcctcataaaaaatttctggctctacccaTAATATCTGCCTTGGTAGTATATACAATGCATTCAATCTCAAGTTGTTCTTGGTACTTCCAAAATCCTCAAAGCTATTATTCAACAGCATCATTCTCAATTTGCAAATCGCAACCCATCTCCTCCTTTGCACCATTCGTACGGGGGCATTCTCTCCTACTTTGGGCCTTATTGACAATGAAGGTGTAAACTGATATGTATTGGCTTCAAAGTCCTATATTTTATAAGATCGAGAAAGGAGGACGGAGCACTTTCAAACTAATTTCTCCTCTCACACATGGCATTTGAAAGCCCGCGGATTGAAAACCTCTCGGATCTGAGATTCGAGACAATCAAACTTGCCTTTAGGCTGCATTTCATGGCATCGATTAAAACTCATATCCTAGGTGATCTTGAGATCATTGTGGATCTATTGTTGAATCCCCTTCCCAGTCTTTGCATTGAACCGTGGATCTGAAATCTACTGTTTGATTAAAGAGTGGTTTGCACAGCAGGGGCCATCAAATGCGATGTCAAGGTTTGACATTCGTTATTCACACTCATATACATGTTAAACTTTTCCTCTTTATTTCATGTTCATCTTACTCCAAAGACAGGTATTTATTGATTCCACttagctctctccctctcttgcaACCAGTTAGGTAGGTCGCGCACATTAACCATATCCTTGGTTCGAGTCTTGGAGGGTAATATCCTAATAGtattgaagatcatttgaggTGCTGCTATAAAGACTAagtataacaacccgacccactcctgggctcgggcccctagTTCGGCGGATCACAACCCGCCCCCTAACAGTACAGCTTCAGTCTCAAAAGGTTAGAAACCatgacaatcatctcattaatgaccccctttataagtccttaaagatctttcacaatcttcaatataagACTAAACTTATGGCTGGTTCATggccccctcctcctctctctccctctggcGTCTTTGCCCTTTCCCTactcaaatttttcaattcaaccAACCTGAAATTGTTCTTTATTCTTCCCAAATCTACATGCAAATCTACCATTCAATGGCACCAATTCACTTTGCAAGCCATTCTTATGAAGCGTTAGCCACCTTTTTCctcattgaagatgaaggtGTGGTGCATACTACTTTCAACCTGAAACAAAACCTGAATCGTGGAAGGGTTTCCTTTTGAGTAAGAATGCTGAAAGGATGAAACGGAACTGAGATATTATTATTGGAAGATCTTTGAACAAGGCGAGTGCAAACAAAGGGGGTTTGCTAGAACAGTAGAACTTTACAAGCCGTTGTTCTTTGCTTAATTACCAAGAAAGTCGATTCCTATGTGCTTAGTTTTTTTTAGGGCATTGATTATTCTAGATATTATTAGTTTGTTGATGCCTCCATCCCTTTAGTAACTCTTCATTGATAAAGCGACAGATTATTCAAGGCTCAGATGATCAAGCTATGATTAGTTTGTCATTTTCCATTACTAAGTAGAGTTAACTATAAATAGTAGGATCACAACACTCTAGTTGACAGGTGTACCGTACCCCACCGAAGTTCCAATGCATCCTAAGCTCTTTGGAGGCACAAAGAATGAGAGGGCCTTCGAGTAGGCGGTGGATTGTTAACTTTCTACTCACCTAGAAGCAGGGTTAACCCAATGGCAGTGGCAGTAGACAAGGAAAGTGTGTTACCTACAAAAATTAGGTGGGTGCAATGTAAAATGTTAAACATTGAGCACCTATATGCAAATCCATTGAacgttatgtgtgtgtgtgtgtgcgtgtgtgttgCCTATATATGTAACCACGGAAAAGATAAAATTGTGAGAATATATGTGCAATGACCCTTATCTACttgcaaaccaaaaaaaaaaagacttagGAACGATAAATCATTATAGTTCTGATTTCAAAAATGTATGCATGAAAATGTAGTCATTGTAGGTATATGattcttttcaaatcaattctatacatatataaaatgttaTAATCCAACCTTTCTTATAGAATATGTTATCACATATTGACCATAAGTCTTGAGAGTCTCAATACCAGTATGTAAACGgtccttaaaattttttgtcattcttaACATGAGACCATCGTCAAGTccttcatattcatgaaataaagaaaaaacacacTTCCTTGTTTGTGGAACTATAAGTGTTGTCGAACTTTTACTCTCAAACCAATGTTGATAACCAAATTTGCAGAAATTTGATATAAGCAAAAACATTTAGTATGAGACATGAGTATATAAATTAACCTCTCAAAtccttttaaaatcttttgtatgatatatatatatatatatataatatatatatatatatatacatacatacatacatatatacatacatatatatgtatgtatatatgtatgtatgtatgtatgtatatatatatagctcagCCCTATATGGTTATTAATCTTTTTTAGAACTTTAGATACAAAACTACCACCAAGCTATTCCAAAAGCAAGATGTTAAATAATTAAAAGATGGCTCATGCAAGGATCTTTGAGGTAAGACGCGAAGTTTTAAAGGCGAGGAACATGTAACAAGTACCTTCTCTACAAAATATTGAGTTTAAAGATTCATGACAACGTTAATCCGAAGAAAGAGTTAACTATACCCAACTTGTGTCAATTTATAAGTTAAAAGGCGCAGTATGGTGTATACGATTTAGACCAATAAGTCTTAGTAATTTGGTGCATAAAATTATCACAAACATTCGTAGAGATGCCATCCTTGGCCTGTCGTTGCAAACACCTAATAATAACGAcgaaatgcatatatatatatatatatatatatatatattgagcccacattcttatttcaaaatttgtatctTAGGGAGTGTTTGGGTAGCACCCTAAGATCaggttttggaagcaaaactAACTTGATTTTGCCTAAGATCAGGTTCCTAGTAGCTTATTCATAGCAATTTGGATGAAAATCCCACTAAGCGCAGCTAAAAAGAGCAAAACTCCAAAACTATAAGCGACCTCTTTACACCACCCTTAGACCACCAGTCTCATCCGATAAGAAAATTTTATTCCCTTGActttatgaaaaatatacagTTTTCAAATTCACCtatcaaagaaatcaaatttctgTTGATAATCTTTCACTGGAAAACATGAGATTTATGTGGAGAAACGTGGAAACCTTTTCCCCAATCTGATACAACAACTGCTAAGAATATaacaatttttcatgaaaaaaaaaatggcccTTATCTGTCATAATAGAAAAGGGGGTGGCGCCTCCcatttttatcttgttttacGGCCTCACTTGGTCGACAACTGTCAAGTAAGAGTCCTATTTTATCAGAACTCTAATCAAAAGCATAAGTTAATTTGACTGTTCTCTTTCAAAATGAACAAAGatttaaattatgaattttgTCTTGACCTAATATGACATGATTTAACTTGCCATTTTGGAGACACTCTCTGCGTGTTTAGGGTTTGAAATCGCAGAAGTGTTCCATGTAATTGAAAAGGAGGACTCCCCATTAAGAAAATGTTCCTTGTAATTGAAAACTAGGGGCGTTTGGCATTGTTGGCTGACTCGAGTTGGTTTGGAAATCATTCAAGTAAACTCGGATCGCTAAAAGACTAGGCCATGAATCTCGGCTTGACTCATTCTGACTCGCTTgattcaggttattttaaaactcaaacGAGTTGAGGGGTCAACTTGCTGACCCAGGGTCATCTACCAATCTGAGTCCTAGTTATGGATTTGTCAACTATATCGTTTGGTACCAGTAATAGGTCTACGGAAGCAAAGTGTCCTGCTACCAAGCATCCTCTAAAGGTTCGTGAAAAAAGTTTACGCTGCCACTGAACACTGAACCCATTGTGAAAACCTTCCATACCAAGACTGGTTTAGTGACCTTTTGAACCTGTTTAGATCTTTTGCTTATGCTTacatttctaaattttgacaaagaaaTTCAATACCCTACACTTTTCCGACGGAAGAACCGGCTCTGTCCGGTCCGATTCGGCATTGAGAAGACGATTCACGTTCAAAAACTGACGTGGCCGTCCGAGTTGCAAAGCCGATCGCCGTTGCCCGCAGCACTGCCCTCCGCCGCTGCGTCGTGCGCCGCCGATCGGAGCTCCGCCTGGCGGACGACGTCCCAAAAGAAATCCGTCAGGACGGCCTCGTAGCCCGGCATCTTGGCGTAGCCCGGGAAATAGTTGATGTCGATCACCAGGTAGCGGTTCCCGACCCTCACGTCCCTGATGACGTCGAAATTGAAGAGGTTGAGGCCCAGCGCCCTCCTCAGCCCCCTCGCCATTTCCTCCATGAAGCTCAAAGGCGGCATCGCGCTCTCCCGCAGGTCCTCGTAGTACTCCTCCTCTCCCCCGCGGCGGCGCTCTGTCATGTTGGAGACCTGCGAGAACGAAAGTGAGCCCACCGGATTCCCCAGCTTCTCGGCCGACACGTTCGGCAGCGACTTGCGCTTCACGTACCGGACGTGGTCGCCGGCGACGAACGCCTTGAAGATGACGCCGTCGTGGTTCACGAATTCCTGCAGCACCAGAGGGGGCCTCAGCTTCGCCAGCCCCGTTGGGTTGAAGACGAGCGACATCTTGTGCGACTTCGCGCTCCCGTCGGCGACCAGCGGCTTCGCGATCACCGGAAACTCGAGACCTGCGAGACTCTCCAGGGTCTCGGCGTCGTAGATGACGATCTGCTTCGGGATGCCGAACGTCTCGCTCTCCTGGGGGATCTGGAGCTCCGACACCGCTTGCAGCATGGAGATTCGGTTGTGCAGTCGCTCGATCGCCTCCGGCGAGTCGATGACGGCGGCGCGTGGGTATTTCTCCACGAATTCTCGCAGCTGGTTCCGCCATTCCTCGCCGTAGAGCTTGTGGATGACACAGTCAAAGGGCCCCTGCTCCGCCAGCGGCCGACCGGCGTCGATGCGAACAAGATCGATTCCTCGCTCCTTCGCGCGATCGACCAGTGATTGCTGGATGAAGCTCTCTTGCTTCTTAGGCGCGAGCGCGTAACCGACCCTGTACCTCCTCTTCTCTCCATCATCAGCCATCGGAAGTCCCAAAATCTTCTAAAACCCTAGAATCAACGGAAACCCTACGAAGCCGTTTTGCTTGGAATCCCACCTCCAACGACGTTCTTCGATGCAAGAATCTGCTGCGAACTTCGCAGCTAGTCTTTACCTTCCGATCTCGATCTGTGCCGAAGAACACTAGCCATAGTTCGCAATAATACGACTTAGCTTcagaataaaaaactaaacacTGAAAAGAACCCGAATCCAATCTCAAATCTCATCGCAAGCAAGAATCCAATACTCTTATTCTTTAACTTTCAAAATGTCCCAGCAAGGCTGTAATTGGGGGCGTAAAACTTTTTGCTCAAAGCGGATGAAATATTTCAAGAAACAATAGCCGAAGTCTTAGGTCCGGTTTCTTAAAGGACATGAACAACACGACCCTCCCGAAAATTTCAGGCCCTTTTCGTCTTCCCACCTGAAAATCATAAAACCAGATTCCAGCAACTGATCGGAAATCAGGATTTCACAAGCTCTGGTTTTCGCAGaattatgttttaattttaagGGCCACCGG contains:
- the LOC116266486 gene encoding inositol-tetrakisphosphate 1-kinase 5 — translated: MADDGEKRRYRVGYALAPKKQESFIQQSLVDRAKERGIDLVRIDAGRPLAEQGPFDCVIHKLYGEEWRNQLREFVEKYPRAAVIDSPEAIERLHNRISMLQAVSELQIPQESETFGIPKQIVIYDAETLESLAGLEFPVIAKPLVADGSAKSHKMSLVFNPTGLAKLRPPLVLQEFVNHDGVIFKAFVAGDHVRYVKRKSLPNVSAEKLGNPVGSLSFSQVSNMTERRRGGEEEYYEDLRESAMPPLSFMEEMARGLRRALGLNLFNFDVIRDVRVGNRYLVIDINYFPGYAKMPGYEAVLTDFFWDVVRQAELRSAAHDAAAEGSAAGNGDRLCNSDGHVSF